A genomic region of Brevibacillus sp. JNUCC-41 contains the following coding sequences:
- a CDS encoding peptidyl-prolyl cis-trans isomerase translates to MPKQKLRAIIAALALLNLLTIIIFVIKPLIISKSVIGEETAAKVGSKDISRDAWINELEKRYGEDVLEEMVDKEVVKQAAEKYKVKISDEELDRELKMMKTMYGTAGQNLNKSNDQLRQEIQSSLLLEKLLTKDVSVSETAMRNHYDNNKDIYRIPTAFHISHITSSTKKQADQIVRELEKGVPFDVLAMEKSLDEFTANQGGDMGYISQDNEKVSKEYITAAENLKVKKWSDPIQTEEGWAIIYLHERIEGKQYEYDEVKDKIHRQIALEQIQAPVSGKIFWDEFDVEWFYGLKEQK, encoded by the coding sequence TTGCCAAAACAAAAGCTTCGGGCGATTATTGCTGCCCTTGCCTTGTTGAACCTATTGACTATCATTATCTTTGTCATAAAACCACTAATCATTTCAAAATCCGTCATCGGGGAAGAAACGGCCGCAAAGGTTGGATCTAAGGATATTTCCCGGGACGCATGGATTAATGAGCTCGAAAAAAGATATGGGGAAGATGTACTTGAGGAAATGGTCGATAAAGAGGTCGTGAAACAGGCAGCTGAAAAATATAAAGTGAAAATTTCGGATGAAGAGCTTGATCGGGAACTTAAAATGATGAAAACGATGTATGGGACTGCCGGACAGAACCTTAATAAAAGTAACGATCAACTGAGGCAGGAAATTCAATCGAGTCTCCTCCTCGAGAAGCTCCTAACCAAGGACGTTTCGGTCTCCGAAACGGCAATGCGGAATCATTATGATAATAATAAGGATATCTACAGAATCCCTACAGCTTTCCATATATCCCATATTACCTCGTCTACAAAAAAGCAAGCGGACCAAATCGTACGTGAACTGGAGAAGGGCGTCCCCTTTGATGTCTTAGCGATGGAAAAATCCCTTGATGAATTCACTGCCAACCAAGGAGGCGACATGGGTTATATATCCCAGGATAACGAGAAAGTCTCCAAGGAATACATTACTGCTGCCGAGAATTTGAAGGTGAAAAAGTGGAGTGATCCGATTCAAACGGAAGAAGGCTGGGCCATTATCTATCTGCATGAAAGAATAGAGGGCAAGCAGTATGAATATGATGAGGTTAAAGACAAGATTCACCGCCAAATAGCTCTTGAACAGATTCAGGCACCGGTCTCAGGGAAAATTTTCTGGGACGAATTTGATGTAGAATGGTTTTATGGATTGAAAGAACAAAAGTAG
- the cysK gene encoding cysteine synthase A: MARIANSVIDLIGQTPIVKLNKLQNENSADIYLKLEYFNPGSSVKDRIALAMIEAAEKNGTLKPGDTIIEPTSGNTGIGLAMVAAAKGYKSILVMPETMSLERRNLLRAYGAELVLTPGPEGMKGAIAKATELSKEKGYFIPQQFENVANPEVHRNTTGPEIVEAFGDEGLDAFVAGIGTGGTITGAGEVLREKYPDIKIYAVEPADSPVLSGGAPGPHKIQGIGAGFVPSILNTDLYDEIIQVNTEESFDYARRAAKEEGILGGISSGGAIAAAIKVADKLGKGKKVLAIIPSNGERYLSTPLYNFE; this comes from the coding sequence ATGGCACGTATAGCTAATTCTGTAATCGATTTAATTGGACAAACACCTATTGTGAAGTTAAACAAGCTTCAAAATGAAAACAGTGCAGATATCTATCTGAAACTTGAGTATTTTAACCCAGGCAGTAGTGTAAAAGACCGTATCGCCCTTGCGATGATCGAAGCGGCAGAAAAAAATGGTACCCTCAAGCCAGGTGATACGATCATTGAACCTACAAGCGGAAACACTGGAATAGGACTTGCAATGGTAGCTGCGGCAAAGGGCTATAAATCGATTCTGGTTATGCCGGAGACGATGAGTTTGGAACGCCGTAACTTGCTTCGTGCTTATGGTGCAGAATTAGTTCTTACTCCTGGACCTGAAGGAATGAAGGGTGCAATTGCAAAGGCGACTGAGCTGTCTAAAGAAAAAGGTTACTTCATTCCACAGCAATTCGAGAATGTAGCCAACCCTGAAGTTCATCGGAACACTACAGGACCTGAAATCGTTGAAGCCTTTGGTGATGAAGGTCTGGATGCATTCGTTGCCGGAATCGGTACTGGCGGAACGATAACAGGTGCTGGTGAAGTCCTGCGTGAAAAATACCCTGACATTAAGATTTACGCTGTTGAGCCTGCGGACTCTCCGGTATTATCGGGTGGGGCTCCAGGACCTCATAAAATCCAAGGAATCGGTGCGGGCTTCGTCCCAAGTATTTTGAACACTGATCTCTATGACGAAATCATTCAAGTCAATACAGAGGAATCGTTTGATTATGCCCGCCGTGCGGCTAAAGAGGAAGGAATCCTTGGTGGAATTTCTTCTGGTGGCGCAATTGCAGCTGCCATTAAAGTGGCTGACAAGCTGGGAAAAGGCAAAAAGGTACTAGCTATCATACCAAGTAATGGTGAACGCTACTTAAGTACGCCATTATATAACTTTGAGTAA
- the folP gene encoding dihydropteroate synthase → MSLAGASKIKCGSLDLDYSNRTLIMGILNVTPDSFSDGGKYNRIDAALKHAERMVNDGADLLDVGGESTRPNYERISDEEEIERVAPIIEAISRNIEVPISVDTYKSRVAEAAVKAGAHILNDIWGGKADSLMSKVAAEYKVPIILMHNRDNMSYGHFVRDVLQDLFESIMLVKDAGVKDENIILDPGIGFAKDLNLNLEMMRNLDKLVSLGYPVLLATSRKSMIGHVLDLPPDERMEGTAATICHGIQQGCQMVRVHDVKEMARTAKMMDALLGKGE, encoded by the coding sequence ATGTCATTAGCTGGAGCGTCAAAAATAAAATGCGGTTCATTAGATTTGGATTACAGTAATAGAACCTTAATTATGGGTATTTTGAATGTTACGCCGGACTCCTTTTCGGATGGCGGGAAATATAATCGGATAGATGCCGCTTTGAAGCATGCCGAACGGATGGTTAACGACGGAGCTGATTTATTGGATGTAGGCGGGGAGTCCACCCGTCCTAACTATGAGAGGATATCGGATGAAGAGGAAATAGAGAGAGTCGCTCCGATTATTGAAGCCATATCCCGTAATATTGAGGTACCAATATCAGTCGATACGTATAAATCAAGAGTAGCCGAAGCGGCTGTAAAAGCAGGGGCCCATATATTAAATGACATTTGGGGAGGTAAGGCTGATTCCTTGATGTCAAAGGTTGCTGCGGAATATAAGGTGCCTATTATCTTGATGCATAACAGGGATAATATGAGTTATGGACATTTTGTGCGGGATGTACTTCAGGATTTATTCGAAAGTATCATGTTGGTTAAGGATGCGGGAGTCAAGGATGAAAACATCATTCTCGATCCGGGAATCGGCTTTGCGAAAGATTTAAATTTAAATTTGGAAATGATGAGGAATCTTGATAAGCTGGTATCTTTAGGTTATCCTGTACTGCTAGCAACATCAAGGAAGTCCATGATTGGACATGTTCTGGACCTGCCGCCTGATGAGCGGATGGAAGGAACAGCCGCCACGATCTGCCATGGCATTCAACAAGGCTGTCAAATGGTTCGTGTACATGATGTGAAGGAAATGGCACGTACTGCAAAGATGATGGATGCTTTATTAGGAAAAGGTGAATGA
- the folB gene encoding dihydroneopterin aldolase has protein sequence MDKIYVNKMEFYGYHGVFPEETKLGQRFKVDLIVQTDLAKAGKSDNLEDSINYGELYEVCKSVVEGVPFKLVEAVAEKIASELLIKYSSIEKCTVKVYKPDPPIAGHYDSVAIEIVRGR, from the coding sequence ATGGATAAGATATATGTGAATAAAATGGAGTTTTACGGTTATCATGGAGTTTTTCCGGAAGAAACGAAGCTTGGCCAGCGGTTTAAGGTGGATTTGATTGTCCAGACTGATTTAGCCAAGGCTGGGAAGAGTGACAACCTTGAAGACTCCATCAACTATGGTGAGTTATATGAAGTGTGTAAAAGTGTTGTCGAGGGAGTACCTTTTAAGTTAGTGGAGGCTGTTGCTGAAAAAATTGCCTCTGAACTACTTATTAAATATTCTTCCATCGAGAAATGCACCGTGAAGGTTTATAAACCAGATCCTCCAATAGCAGGTCATTATGACTCGGTTGCTATAGAGATTGTAAGGGGACGCTGA
- the folK gene encoding 2-amino-4-hydroxy-6-hydroxymethyldihydropteridine diphosphokinase, whose translation MVNIAYLSIGSNLGDRLETFQRAFQLLSENPHIKLVACSSLYETDPIGYEDQDCFLNAVLKVKTDLEPEKLLHACMKIEQELGRKREIRWGPRTLDLDILLYNHENIETEILSVPHPRMHERAFVIVPLMEVDPDISLPQMYAPLSDLLEQISDKEGVRLWKVKNGEGVFALFES comes from the coding sequence GTGGTAAATATTGCTTACCTTTCAATAGGTTCGAACTTAGGGGATCGCCTTGAAACATTCCAAAGGGCTTTCCAGTTACTGTCTGAAAATCCGCATATCAAGTTGGTGGCCTGCTCTTCTTTATACGAAACAGACCCGATAGGATATGAAGATCAGGACTGTTTTTTAAATGCTGTCCTAAAAGTGAAAACCGATTTAGAACCGGAAAAATTACTTCATGCTTGTATGAAAATTGAACAAGAATTAGGGAGAAAAAGGGAAATTAGGTGGGGTCCCCGTACTTTAGACCTTGACATTTTGTTATATAATCATGAAAATATTGAGACAGAGATTCTTTCAGTCCCGCACCCTCGTATGCACGAGAGGGCTTTTGTTATCGTGCCTTTAATGGAAGTGGACCCTGATATATCACTTCCGCAAATGTATGCACCTTTGAGCGACCTGCTTGAACAGATTTCGGATAAAGAAGGAGTTCGATTATGGAAGG